A DNA window from Terriglobia bacterium contains the following coding sequences:
- a CDS encoding sigma-54 dependent transcriptional regulator, which yields MPTKAQLLIVDDEANTLASLSRAFRLAGHEATVCDNAAKALELAKSREFDLILSDVVMPGRDGLALLEDLKANGVTAPVVMMSGQAHIEMAVRATRLGALDFLEKPLSTEKLLLTVENALKLKRLEQENQQLKARLGKHEIVWSGEAMRRVMAQIERVAASETRVCICGETGTGKELVARTLHEQGPRHGGPFVTLNCAAVPAELIESELFGHEKGSFTGAASRHIGKFEQASGGTLFLDEIGDMPLTMQAKLLRVLEENEVERVGGDHPVAVDVRVVVATHRNLEELARIGQFRQDLFHRVYVFPLVLPPLRVRTEDIPALVDHFSRQVCAQNGWKPMRFAPEAVAALQGYPWPGNIRELRNVVERLMLLAVSGEVDAATVELSLPPAPAAGAPSTATSGPLSQRTAEFERQTILAELQRHQHHITNTARALGLERSHLYKKCEQLGIDLRPARGGSFDQA from the coding sequence GTGCCCACCAAAGCGCAACTTCTAATCGTTGACGACGAGGCGAACACGCTGGCCTCGCTCTCGCGCGCCTTCCGCCTTGCCGGGCACGAGGCCACCGTCTGTGACAACGCCGCCAAAGCGCTCGAACTCGCCAAATCCCGCGAGTTCGACCTCATCCTATCCGACGTGGTCATGCCCGGACGCGACGGCCTGGCGCTACTCGAAGACTTGAAGGCCAACGGCGTTACCGCGCCCGTCGTGATGATGTCCGGCCAGGCGCACATCGAAATGGCGGTGCGCGCCACACGGCTGGGCGCGCTCGACTTCCTGGAGAAACCACTCTCCACCGAAAAACTTCTGCTCACCGTCGAGAACGCGCTCAAGCTCAAGCGCCTGGAGCAGGAAAATCAGCAGCTCAAGGCCCGGCTGGGGAAACACGAAATCGTCTGGTCGGGCGAGGCGATGCGGCGCGTGATGGCGCAGATCGAGCGCGTCGCCGCCAGTGAAACGCGCGTCTGCATCTGCGGCGAAACCGGCACCGGCAAGGAACTCGTCGCGCGCACGCTGCACGAGCAAGGCCCGCGACACGGCGGCCCGTTCGTGACCTTGAATTGCGCCGCCGTGCCCGCCGAGCTGATCGAGTCCGAGCTCTTCGGCCACGAGAAAGGCTCGTTCACCGGCGCCGCCTCGCGCCACATCGGAAAATTCGAGCAGGCCAGCGGCGGCACCCTGTTCCTCGACGAGATCGGCGACATGCCGCTCACCATGCAGGCCAAGCTGCTGCGCGTTCTGGAGGAGAACGAGGTGGAGCGCGTCGGCGGCGATCACCCGGTCGCGGTTGATGTGCGCGTGGTCGTTGCCACTCATCGCAACCTGGAAGAGCTCGCGCGCATAGGACAGTTCCGCCAGGATTTATTTCACCGCGTGTACGTATTTCCGCTCGTGCTGCCGCCGTTGCGCGTGCGCACGGAAGACATCCCGGCGCTGGTCGACCATTTTTCGCGGCAGGTATGCGCGCAGAACGGCTGGAAGCCCATGCGCTTCGCCCCCGAGGCAGTCGCCGCGCTGCAGGGCTATCCCTGGCCGGGCAACATCCGCGAGCTGAGAAATGTCGTGGAACGACTTATGCTGCTGGCGGTGAGCGGGGAAGTGGACGCGGCCACGGTTGAACTTTCGCTGCCGCCGGCGCCCGCGGCTGGCGCGCCCTCGACGGCCACTTCCGGGCCGCTTTCCCAGCGCACCGCCGAGTTCGAGCGCCAGACCATCCTCGCCGAACTCCAGCGCCACCAGCACCACATCACCAACACCGCGCGCGCCCTCGGCCTGGAGCGCAGCCACCTCTACAAGAAGTGCGAGCAGCTCGGCATCGACTTGAGGCCGGCTCGCGGCGGTTCGTTTGACCAGGCCTGA
- a CDS encoding histone H1-like protein: MAEESSKKKSAPKGKKAPKKAAKKPVKKGKKGKC, encoded by the coding sequence ATGGCGGAGGAGTCGTCAAAAAAGAAATCCGCACCCAAGGGCAAAAAGGCGCCGAAGAAGGCTGCAAAGAAGCCCGTGAAGAAAGGCAAGAAGGGCAAGTGTTGA
- a CDS encoding polyprenyl synthetase family protein codes for MSAFRRAFRQAHATSKKILRQQLPRDDAYLREMMMSTLRGQVTADYAFVFQYAFCRRETDAAKVDRLAAALHLLQSSAFVTDDIFDRSDLRYGHAALHKAYGVSYAIIATELMQSAALRTISQELQRGRFRDALRVMEILNRVVFDLYVGQYLDVRNTGNLNMTRRQYDRVIALGVGQYFAQLAECGALLANKTASEVASLSGYGYHYGMALFITDDMVDIINMPADTGKSYGCDLVNRRMRLPALLALRQAGRRDALFLRRYLSDESSGRGDLRKAVRAIERSGALAECKKAAHRHVTQSLSALRRLPQTVPVRRLAWLSQTLLRAQGVHEM; via the coding sequence ATGTCGGCGTTTCGCCGCGCTTTCCGGCAAGCACACGCGACGTCCAAGAAAATTCTGCGGCAGCAACTGCCGCGCGACGATGCCTACCTTCGCGAGATGATGATGTCCACTCTGCGCGGCCAGGTGACCGCCGATTACGCTTTCGTTTTCCAATACGCGTTCTGCCGCCGCGAGACCGACGCCGCCAAGGTGGACCGTTTGGCCGCCGCGCTTCATTTGTTGCAGTCATCCGCCTTCGTAACCGACGATATCTTCGATCGCTCGGATCTCCGCTACGGCCATGCGGCCCTGCACAAGGCTTACGGCGTGAGTTATGCCATTATCGCCACCGAACTGATGCAGTCCGCCGCGCTGCGCACCATCAGCCAGGAGCTGCAGCGTGGCCGGTTTCGGGACGCTCTTAGGGTGATGGAGATCCTCAACCGCGTGGTCTTTGATCTGTACGTCGGGCAGTACCTGGACGTGCGCAACACCGGGAACCTGAACATGACGCGCCGGCAGTACGACCGCGTGATCGCCCTGGGCGTGGGGCAATACTTTGCGCAATTGGCAGAGTGCGGCGCTTTGCTGGCGAATAAGACTGCTTCCGAAGTCGCGAGTCTTAGTGGCTACGGCTATCACTACGGCATGGCGCTGTTCATCACCGATGACATGGTGGACATCATCAACATGCCCGCCGACACGGGGAAGAGCTACGGTTGCGATCTGGTGAATCGCAGAATGCGGCTGCCGGCGCTGCTGGCGCTGCGCCAGGCCGGACGGCGCGATGCCTTATTCCTACGCCGGTATCTGAGCGACGAAAGTTCCGGTCGGGGAGATCTGCGGAAGGCGGTACGGGCCATTGAGCGCTCCGGAGCGCTGGCTGAATGTAAGAAGGCCGCCCACCGTCACGTCACCCAGTCGCTCTCCGCCTTGCGACGCCTCCCTCAGACCGTGCCGGTCCGGAGACTGGCATGGCTGTCGCAAACCCTCCTGCGCGCACAGGGGGTACACGAGATGTGA